The following nucleotide sequence is from Flavimarina sp. Hel_I_48.
CCAGTTTGCCCACCATGGCCAGCACAAATAAATTAATGGTTTCGCCAGCGTCAGGACTTAGAAGGTGCGCTCCAAGGATCTGGCCGGTATTTTTATCAACCAGGGTTTTAAAAGCATAACGAGGCGCATTTATGTGTTTGGCATTGTACCAGTCTGGTACGTTTTCTTCTTTTACATTAAAATCGTGACCCGCTTCCTTGGCCTCTTTTTCATTCATTCCTACGGTGGCCAACTGTGGTTGCGTAAAAACAACGGAGGGCGTGGGTGGAATCTCGAGTTCCAGATGGTTTCCCTTGAGAATATTTTTAGCGACAATGCGGCCTTCCTGACCAGAAAATGGCGTGAGCGGCAGAGTGCCACTGGCGGAAACATCACCGCATGCATACACTTTGGGATTAGACGTGCTCTGTAAAAAAGAATTTACGGTGATTCCTCCTTTCTCATACGCAACATTTCCTTTTTCCAGATTAAGCGCTGCTGTTGCCGGGATTCTACCAGCGGTATTAAAAACCAATTCCGCTTTTACCTCAACTTCCTTTTCGTCCTGTTCCGTACTTACGCGGAAATTTTTAGTGAGTTTTTCAATGCTCTTAACATCGGCATTCATTATAAATTTGATACCTAATTTCTCTGAATCTTCTTTTAAATACTCGGCAAGTTGCGCATCAAAACCATTCAGTATTTTATCAGAACGTTCTATCACGGTAACTTTAACGCCACAACGCGCGGCGATATGGGCAAATTCCATCCCAATATAGCCCGCTCCTATAAATATCATACTTTCCGGCAGTTCAGATAGTTCTAGAAAATCATCACTGGTAAGTACATGTTCGCGTCCAGAAATTTTCAATTCCATAGGAACATGGCCGGTAGCGATAACAATTTTTTTTGCTTTGACCGTTTTACCTTCTACGGAAAGGGTTTCCTCATCAATAAATTCTGGGGATTGATGGTACATTTTTATTCCTTCCTTTTTGAGGGCACGCTCTGTTGTAAATGGAACGGGATCAACAAAGGTTTCTTTAAAGGCCATTAAGTCTTTCCAGTTTACTTTCGGTGGATTTTCAATGCCCTTC
It contains:
- a CDS encoding dihydrolipoyl dehydrogenase family protein; translation: MAVEEYDVFVIGTGSAGKKVADAAAEAGMRVAIADNREYGGTCANRGCDPKKVLVGVTQVLQHARNLEGKGIENPPKVNWKDLMAFKETFVDPVPFTTERALKKEGIKMYHQSPEFIDEETLSVEGKTVKAKKIVIATGHVPMELKISGREHVLTSDDFLELSELPESMIFIGAGYIGMEFAHIAARCGVKVTVIERSDKILNGFDAQLAEYLKEDSEKLGIKFIMNADVKSIEKLTKNFRVSTEQDEKEVEVKAELVFNTAGRIPATAALNLEKGNVAYEKGGITVNSFLQSTSNPKVYACGDVSASGTLPLTPFSGQEGRIVAKNILKGNHLELEIPPTPSVVFTQPQLATVGMNEKEAKEAGHDFNVKEENVPDWYNAKHINAPRYAFKTLVDKNTGQILGAHLLSPDAGETINLFVLAMVGKLDTGTLKGLPLTYPTWGGDMKAMI